Proteins co-encoded in one Capnocytophaga ochracea DSM 7271 genomic window:
- a CDS encoding glycosyltransferase family 4 protein: MIITFFSENLGFTAVCVFLVSLGVAYFSLPSIIYVSKYKNLMDKPNVRSSHKEKTPTLGGISFFVSLVFTLFLLRPFDNDSVGINILSGVGVLFFVGLKDDLTGVTPSTKIIGQIIATLILFFGSGLKITTFNNFLGITDIPYWFSILISCAIVMAIVNSYNLIDGINGSAAMVGIVIFGAFAYIFYDTQLYYYFLLSILCIGFLLAFLRYNLSVKKRVFMGDTGSMITGFLIAVLAIKFFTLKTEALESAIIHPTNKIWVLLAIIFIPFFDTTRVFTTRLLRHRRPFKADRSHIHHVMIDYMKLSHSQASLLLATINLIVFLVILLLNTRLSPLMLGVLFVAFSIGLATFLFIVNRDYHNLKNKQKIRHIINEIHKKN; the protein is encoded by the coding sequence ATGATAATTACTTTTTTTTCAGAAAATTTAGGGTTTACTGCCGTATGCGTTTTCCTAGTCTCTTTGGGAGTAGCATACTTTTCTTTGCCTAGTATTATATACGTGTCAAAGTACAAAAACCTAATGGATAAACCTAATGTACGTAGCTCACATAAAGAAAAAACACCTACCTTAGGAGGTATTTCTTTTTTCGTAAGTTTAGTATTTACTCTCTTTTTACTTCGTCCGTTTGACAATGATAGTGTAGGGATTAATATTCTATCAGGGGTAGGGGTTTTATTTTTTGTAGGTTTAAAGGATGATCTTACAGGAGTAACCCCCAGTACAAAAATCATAGGACAAATCATCGCTACTCTTATTCTTTTCTTTGGTTCAGGACTTAAAATCACTACTTTTAATAATTTTTTAGGTATTACAGATATTCCTTATTGGTTTTCTATACTTATTAGCTGTGCCATAGTGATGGCTATTGTAAACTCTTACAATCTTATTGATGGCATAAACGGATCAGCTGCAATGGTAGGCATTGTGATTTTTGGCGCTTTTGCCTATATTTTTTACGATACTCAACTGTATTACTACTTCCTGTTATCAATCTTATGTATAGGTTTTTTATTAGCCTTTTTACGCTATAATCTATCGGTAAAGAAACGCGTTTTTATGGGAGATACAGGCTCTATGATTACAGGTTTTCTCATCGCAGTTCTCGCTATTAAATTCTTTACTCTAAAAACTGAAGCCCTAGAAAGTGCTATTATACACCCCACAAATAAAATATGGGTACTTCTTGCAATTATTTTCATTCCCTTTTTTGATACTACCCGCGTGTTCACTACCCGCCTATTGCGCCACAGACGACCTTTTAAAGCCGACCGCAGTCATATCCACCACGTGATGATTGACTATATGAAACTGTCACACTCACAAGCAAGTTTGCTATTAGCTACTATTAACCTTATTGTTTTTTTAGTAATTTTATTGTTGAACACAAGATTATCTCCTTTGATGCTAGGAGTTTTGTTTGTAGCTTTTTCTATAGGTTTGGCAACTTTCTTATTTATTGTAAACCGAGATTATCACAACCTTAAAAACAAACAAAAAATCAGACATATTATCAACGAAATTCATAAAAAAAACTAA
- a CDS encoding S46 family peptidase — protein sequence MKKFISLLLFSFYLLPVTLTAQQGGMWIPSLLEGMNAREMKSLGMKMSVSDIYSVNKSSLKDAVPHFNGGCTAEMISDKGLLLTNHHCGYGQIQAHSSVQNDYLTDGFWAKNLSEELPNKNLEVTFIVRIEDVTQKVLADTQNLSSESVRASQIERNIASLVKNSPKEAWQENRVRAFYEGNHYILFVVETFKDVRLVGAPPSAIGKFGSDTDNWVWPRHTGDFSLFRVYADKNNRPAAYSKDNVPYRPKHFFPISLKGVKAGDFTMVFGYPGRTEEYLPAVAVEQIVNVLNPAKIGIRDVVLKVQDGFMRNSNEIKIKYASKYASVANYWKKWIGETQGLKKSDAVAIKRAQEQKFQKEIEKAGKTAEYGYILPQFTEKYAQIQNYALAVDLFSELVQRNIDLLANGYKILQLQNALHEKGTQSFNDRKKTLLNNFETVFKNYDVNVDKAVFEKAVVYYAQAMPKTLLSPNLQQFEIHTLADKLYKESFLASKTEMGKVLNLPDEAFERRLKNDIGVQFVQQIVAHFYGTVVPTYRQLDSEITTLQRTYMKAILEFSKPQDRIFPDANSTLRVTYGKVAGYSPSDAITYDYMTYLDGVMEKYVPNDYEFNVPAKLRELYEKKDYGIYGKNGKMPVCFIATNHTTGGNSGSPAIDAQGNLIGLNFDRVWEGTMSDIHYDPKICRNIMVDIRYVLFIIDKYAGAGYLLNEMKIVK from the coding sequence ATGAAGAAGTTTATCTCTTTATTACTTTTTAGCTTTTACTTGTTACCTGTTACCTTAACGGCACAGCAAGGCGGTATGTGGATTCCTTCGCTTTTGGAGGGTATGAATGCCAGAGAAATGAAGTCCTTAGGTATGAAAATGTCGGTGAGTGATATTTATAGCGTCAATAAGTCGAGCTTGAAAGACGCCGTGCCTCATTTCAATGGAGGCTGTACTGCCGAAATGATTTCGGATAAAGGGCTACTGCTCACTAATCACCATTGTGGCTACGGACAGATACAAGCGCATTCCTCAGTGCAAAACGATTACCTTACCGATGGTTTTTGGGCTAAAAATCTATCGGAAGAGTTGCCTAACAAGAATTTAGAAGTTACTTTTATTGTACGTATTGAAGATGTTACCCAAAAAGTACTCGCCGATACTCAAAACCTAAGTAGTGAGAGCGTTCGCGCCTCTCAGATAGAACGCAATATTGCCTCTTTGGTGAAAAACTCGCCTAAAGAAGCGTGGCAAGAGAATCGGGTTCGTGCTTTCTACGAGGGCAATCACTATATCCTTTTTGTAGTAGAAACTTTTAAAGATGTGCGTTTAGTAGGTGCACCGCCTTCGGCTATAGGCAAATTTGGTTCGGATACCGATAATTGGGTATGGCCTCGCCATACGGGTGACTTCTCGCTTTTCCGTGTATACGCCGATAAAAACAACCGCCCCGCAGCCTACTCCAAAGACAACGTGCCCTATCGCCCCAAACACTTCTTTCCTATCTCGCTAAAAGGAGTGAAAGCAGGCGATTTTACAATGGTCTTCGGTTATCCAGGTCGTACTGAAGAATATTTACCTGCCGTAGCAGTGGAACAAATTGTGAATGTACTGAATCCTGCTAAGATAGGCATTCGCGATGTGGTGCTCAAAGTGCAAGACGGCTTTATGCGCAACAGCAACGAAATAAAAATAAAATACGCCTCTAAATACGCCAGTGTTGCCAACTATTGGAAAAAGTGGATAGGTGAAACACAAGGGTTGAAAAAATCGGATGCGGTAGCTATCAAACGCGCTCAAGAACAGAAATTTCAAAAAGAGATAGAAAAAGCAGGTAAAACTGCTGAATATGGTTATATTTTACCTCAGTTTACTGAAAAATACGCTCAAATACAAAACTATGCTTTGGCAGTAGACCTCTTTTCGGAGTTGGTACAGCGCAATATCGACTTGCTGGCAAATGGCTATAAAATCCTTCAACTGCAAAATGCGCTGCACGAGAAAGGAACACAATCGTTCAACGACCGCAAGAAGACCCTTTTAAACAACTTTGAAACGGTATTTAAAAACTACGATGTGAATGTAGATAAAGCCGTATTTGAAAAAGCAGTAGTGTATTATGCTCAGGCGATGCCTAAAACGCTACTCTCGCCTAACTTACAACAGTTTGAGATACACACATTGGCTGACAAACTCTATAAAGAGTCGTTTTTGGCTTCTAAAACCGAAATGGGAAAAGTACTCAACCTACCTGATGAAGCTTTTGAAAGGCGCCTCAAAAATGACATAGGCGTACAATTTGTACAGCAAATTGTCGCTCATTTCTACGGAACTGTAGTGCCTACTTACCGACAGTTGGACAGCGAGATTACCACCTTACAACGTACTTATATGAAGGCTATCTTGGAGTTCTCGAAACCTCAAGACCGCATTTTCCCTGATGCCAATAGCACTTTGCGCGTTACTTATGGCAAGGTAGCGGGTTACTCACCTTCGGATGCTATAACCTATGATTATATGACTTATTTAGACGGTGTAATGGAGAAATACGTGCCTAACGACTACGAATTTAATGTGCCCGCCAAACTGCGCGAGCTCTATGAGAAAAAAGACTATGGTATTTACGGCAAAAACGGCAAGATGCCTGTGTGTTTTATAGCAACCAATCACACCACGGGAGGCAACTCAGGCAGTCCTGCGATAGACGCACAAGGTAACCTTATCGGTCTCAATTTCGATCGTGTGTGGGAAGGCACAATGAGCGATATCCACTACGACCCTAAAATATGTCGCAATATTATGGTAGATATTCGCTATGTGCTGTTTATCATTGATAAATACGCCGGAGCAGGATATTTGCTAAATGAGATGAAGATAGTGAAATAA
- the rpoN gene encoding RNA polymerase factor sigma-54, with protein MLKQNLQLKLSQKLSPQQIQLMKLVQLPTLAFEQRVKQEMEENPALESGREEDALDEFHDEFDNSADEYNDNDVIDMDDINIDEYLSDDEIPDYRLHANNYSDDDEDRDIPFSAEVSFHQSLINQLNTFTLSDEDYLIAEFLVGSIDDTGYIRRSIQDLTDDLAFTQNIYTEEEHVEQIRQQIIFQLDPAGVGAADLQECLLVQLRRKKQTLAIGLAIEMLTEAFEAFTKKHYAKLQQRFLVTEEQLKEAVQEVERLNPKPGSSYVGNNVHIEQIIPDFTVKVVDNELELSLNGRNAPELHVSKEYSTMLDTYKKSKEKSNSQKEAVFFIKQKLDSAKWFIDAIRQRQQTLLITMDAIMEHQREYFLTGDELKIKPLILKDIADKVGMDISTVSRVASSKYVTTPYGTKLIKDFFSESMKNDQGEDVSTREIKQILQHIIAKEDKSKPLPDDELAQLLKERGYPIARRTIAKYREQMDIPVARLRKEL; from the coding sequence ATGCTCAAACAGAATTTACAACTTAAACTCTCACAGAAACTCTCACCTCAGCAAATACAGCTGATGAAACTCGTGCAACTCCCCACTCTTGCCTTTGAACAACGCGTAAAACAAGAGATGGAAGAAAACCCCGCCTTAGAATCAGGGCGCGAAGAAGATGCTCTTGATGAGTTTCACGATGAGTTCGATAACTCTGCCGATGAATATAATGATAACGATGTAATTGATATGGACGATATCAACATCGATGAATACCTCAGTGATGACGAAATACCTGACTATCGCTTGCACGCTAATAACTATAGCGACGACGATGAGGATCGCGATATTCCTTTCAGCGCAGAGGTATCGTTCCACCAATCTCTTATCAACCAATTGAACACCTTTACCCTCTCGGATGAAGATTACCTCATCGCTGAGTTCCTCGTGGGTAGCATAGACGATACAGGCTATATACGCCGTTCTATTCAAGACCTTACCGACGACTTGGCTTTCACCCAAAATATCTATACTGAAGAGGAGCACGTAGAGCAAATACGCCAACAGATTATCTTCCAATTAGACCCTGCAGGAGTAGGCGCTGCCGACTTGCAAGAGTGCTTGCTCGTACAACTGCGTCGCAAAAAACAAACACTTGCGATAGGATTGGCAATCGAAATGCTTACCGAAGCCTTTGAGGCGTTTACTAAAAAGCATTATGCCAAACTGCAACAGCGCTTTTTGGTAACTGAAGAACAACTAAAAGAAGCAGTGCAAGAGGTGGAACGTCTGAATCCTAAACCTGGAAGTTCCTACGTGGGCAACAATGTGCATATAGAGCAAATTATCCCTGATTTTACTGTAAAAGTGGTAGACAACGAGTTAGAACTCTCCCTCAACGGACGTAATGCTCCTGAACTACACGTTTCTAAGGAATATAGCACTATGCTCGACACTTATAAGAAGAGTAAAGAAAAGAGCAATTCACAAAAAGAAGCAGTGTTCTTTATCAAACAGAAGTTGGATTCGGCTAAGTGGTTTATAGATGCTATTCGTCAGCGACAACAAACGCTCCTCATCACAATGGATGCTATAATGGAACACCAACGCGAATACTTCCTCACAGGTGACGAACTGAAAATAAAACCGCTTATTCTCAAAGATATTGCCGACAAGGTAGGTATGGATATTTCTACCGTTTCGCGAGTAGCGAGCAGTAAATATGTAACTACCCCTTACGGTACCAAGCTCATTAAAGATTTCTTTTCGGAATCTATGAAGAACGACCAAGGAGAAGACGTTTCTACCCGTGAAATCAAGCAGATATTACAACATATCATCGCTAAGGAAGACAAGAGTAAACCCCTCCCCGATGATGAATTGGCACAGCTTCTCAAAGAGAGAGGTTACCCCATTGCGCGTCGCACTATCGCCAAATACCGCGAACAAATGGATATACCTGTAGCGCGCCTCAGAAAAGAGCTGTAA
- a CDS encoding sugar transferase, translating to MKIFNHRPTCLFINVGGILEKLLEESNVSKFYRIIKYDISKKKRTISSIVNKLKIVIIVIETSKIKEYPDNIIREIIDLRTKGIIVYEAEEFYENINKRIPIVKLEAKKYIGDDIFSIKQRIRHRLIKRVFDLTLVLLALPIALPLTIVGVILTLLSSKGGAFFAQTRVGREGKTFKIYKIRTMVLNSGGFTQVNDSRITPIGKILRFTKIDELPQLYNVLRGDMSIIGPRPEIPEYVEKYAEQIPFFKLRHMVKPGVTGWAQIHIPKATPEDSIKKLEYDLYYIKRYSLSLDIKIVLETAKIVLTLNSN from the coding sequence ATGAAAATATTTAATCATAGACCAACTTGCTTATTTATCAATGTAGGAGGAATTTTAGAAAAATTGCTTGAGGAATCTAATGTGTCTAAGTTTTATAGAATTATCAAATATGATATTTCCAAGAAAAAAAGAACCATTTCGAGTATTGTCAATAAGCTAAAAATAGTAATTATTGTTATTGAAACTTCAAAAATCAAGGAATATCCTGATAATATCATTAGAGAAATTATCGATTTAAGAACCAAAGGCATTATTGTTTATGAAGCAGAAGAATTTTACGAAAATATCAACAAACGTATTCCTATCGTAAAATTGGAAGCTAAAAAGTACATTGGTGATGATATTTTTTCTATAAAACAGAGAATTAGACACCGTTTGATCAAACGTGTTTTTGATTTAACACTTGTTCTCTTAGCCCTTCCTATAGCATTGCCACTAACTATTGTAGGTGTCATTCTCACTCTTTTAAGTTCAAAGGGGGGTGCTTTCTTTGCTCAAACACGAGTGGGGAGAGAAGGGAAGACTTTTAAAATTTACAAAATCAGAACTATGGTACTAAATAGTGGAGGCTTTACTCAGGTAAATGACTCTCGTATTACTCCTATTGGAAAAATATTGCGTTTTACCAAAATAGACGAGCTACCACAATTATACAACGTATTGAGAGGAGATATGAGCATCATAGGTCCTCGTCCTGAAATTCCTGAATATGTAGAAAAATATGCAGAACAGATACCTTTTTTCAAACTGCGCCATATGGTGAAACCAGGAGTTACAGGATGGGCTCAAATTCACATTCCAAAAGCAACCCCTGAAGATAGCATTAAGAAATTAGAATATGATTTGTATTACATCAAGCGGTATTCACTATCTCTTGATATTAAAATAGTGCTTGAAACTGCAAAAATTGTACTTACTTTAAATAGTAACTAA
- a CDS encoding porin family protein: MNKLNRILLLFALHFSLFTFAQENNDDGMISTPQTATATDTEADLHYLEDQFYFGLTYDYLAGKANSVVQHNLSRGIHVGFIRDLPMNKAHNIGFGVGIGYAYDLVYNNMVANKMVSGVSYEIVERFSDRNITRNFFETHSVEIPVEFRFRTSTPYSHKFWRVYTGARFAYIFSGRSLYTADGVSIAFQNSDIAHTFQVKPFIAFGYNALNFYVQYNLTPLLKDAKTTDGTSLKSNVLQLGLLFYIL; encoded by the coding sequence ATGAACAAACTAAATAGGATACTGTTGCTTTTCGCTCTTCACTTTTCGCTCTTTACTTTTGCTCAAGAGAATAACGATGATGGAATGATAAGCACCCCACAAACGGCTACTGCTACCGATACGGAGGCAGACCTGCACTACCTCGAAGACCAATTTTACTTCGGTCTTACTTATGACTATTTGGCTGGTAAAGCAAATAGCGTGGTGCAACACAACCTTTCAAGGGGGATTCACGTAGGTTTCATTCGCGACCTACCTATGAACAAAGCGCATAATATAGGCTTTGGGGTGGGCATAGGCTATGCTTACGATTTGGTGTACAACAATATGGTGGCTAACAAAATGGTTTCGGGCGTGAGCTATGAGATAGTAGAACGTTTCAGCGACCGGAACATCACTCGTAATTTCTTCGAGACGCATTCGGTAGAAATACCCGTAGAGTTTCGCTTTCGCACCTCTACTCCTTACAGTCATAAGTTTTGGCGTGTGTATACAGGAGCGCGTTTTGCCTATATCTTCAGCGGTAGAAGTTTATATACTGCTGATGGTGTTTCGATAGCTTTTCAGAACTCCGATATAGCTCATACGTTTCAAGTAAAGCCTTTTATTGCCTTTGGGTATAACGCCTTGAACTTCTATGTGCAGTACAATCTTACCCCTTTGCTGAAAGATGCTAAAACTACTGATGGTACGAGTCTCAAATCGAATGTGTTACAATTAGGATTACTTTTTTATATTTTATAA
- a CDS encoding VWA domain-containing protein, whose protein sequence is MDDLITRWRLILGQDLNALGEVSLNEQQSLMDATLAALYDDTEGNGNNGGKRSAGLGSSSPNLAKWLTDVRSFFPPDVVSVIQSDAIERKGLTKLLFEPETLKNVKPDISMVGTLMALKGQIPAKSKNTARELVKEVVDEIMKRMEQDLRRAVTCALNKKAHTPIANFSSTDWKRTIQRNLKNYDTATKRLIPEKFYFFERTQRQKNWTVILDIDQSGSMCDSIIYSSVMGSIFASMPALDTHVVVFDTEVTDLTEVCREDPVDMLFGVQLGGGTDINKSVAYCQTLIENPRKTMFILISDLYEGGVRAGLLRRLNEMHQEGVKVLVLLALSDSGRPDYDEKLGKEISKLGIACFACTPDRLPELVENALKGNDLKKFERASRTDKEV, encoded by the coding sequence ATGGACGACCTAATTACACGTTGGCGACTTATCTTGGGTCAGGATTTGAATGCTTTGGGTGAGGTATCGCTCAATGAACAACAATCGCTGATGGACGCTACGCTGGCTGCCCTCTACGACGATACCGAAGGCAACGGTAATAATGGAGGCAAACGCTCGGCAGGTTTAGGCAGTTCGTCACCTAACTTAGCCAAGTGGCTCACCGATGTGCGCTCGTTCTTTCCTCCCGATGTGGTAAGCGTGATTCAAAGCGATGCCATTGAGCGCAAAGGACTCACCAAACTACTATTTGAACCCGAAACCCTTAAAAACGTGAAGCCCGATATCTCTATGGTGGGCACTTTGATGGCACTCAAAGGGCAAATACCTGCCAAATCTAAAAATACTGCACGCGAACTGGTGAAAGAGGTAGTCGATGAGATTATGAAGCGTATGGAGCAAGACCTACGCCGTGCTGTTACCTGTGCGCTCAACAAAAAAGCGCATACGCCTATTGCCAACTTCTCGTCGACCGACTGGAAGCGCACAATTCAGCGCAACCTCAAGAACTACGATACCGCTACCAAGCGACTTATTCCTGAAAAGTTCTATTTTTTTGAACGCACCCAGCGCCAAAAGAACTGGACAGTGATTTTGGACATCGACCAGAGTGGTTCGATGTGTGATTCGATTATATATTCGTCAGTAATGGGGTCTATCTTTGCAAGTATGCCAGCCCTTGATACACACGTGGTAGTGTTTGATACAGAAGTAACCGACCTTACGGAAGTCTGTCGTGAAGACCCTGTGGATATGCTTTTTGGGGTACAGTTAGGAGGAGGGACTGACATTAATAAATCGGTGGCGTATTGCCAAACACTTATTGAGAATCCGCGCAAAACGATGTTTATTCTCATTTCTGACCTTTATGAAGGAGGTGTACGCGCTGGACTCTTGCGTCGCCTAAACGAGATGCACCAAGAAGGCGTAAAGGTATTGGTGCTCTTAGCCCTTTCTGACAGCGGTCGCCCTGATTACGATGAGAAACTCGGTAAAGAAATCAGCAAACTCGGCATCGCCTGCTTTGCCTGTACACCTGACCGCCTGCCCGAACTCGTAGAGAACGCCCTCAAAGGGAATGACCTGAAGAAATTTGAGAGAGCAAGTCGCACAGATAAGGAAGTGTAA
- a CDS encoding cation diffusion facilitator family transporter translates to MKSFQFQKLVTFIGILLFIVKLIAWYITNSNAIFSDTMESIVNIIAAFMGLYSLYLCNKPRDTDHPYGHGKVEFVTAGIEGMLIAIAGVLILIEAFSSLIKGIHLDKLGWGIALFGSTAIVNYAMGYISYKKGKKENSLVLMSAGKHLQSDTFATSAIVLSLLLVHFTGWLWLDPLIAIGFGSYIIVIGWKIVRKALSGIMDERDEALFAELVNILQANRKTEWIDIHNMRIQQFGAHLHIDAHITLPYYYSLKEAHQEMEKVIHLLAEKVDRTIEFNFHLDYCKPFSCEICAIDCQFRQKPFVRTIQWDVKNIAGVAKHRYEPLKQ, encoded by the coding sequence GTGAAAAGTTTTCAGTTTCAGAAGCTCGTTACTTTTATAGGAATATTGCTCTTCATCGTGAAGTTGATAGCGTGGTACATTACCAATTCTAACGCTATCTTTTCGGACACGATGGAGAGCATTGTGAATATTATTGCCGCCTTTATGGGGCTCTATTCGCTATACCTCTGCAACAAACCTCGCGATACCGACCACCCTTATGGGCACGGCAAGGTAGAGTTTGTTACCGCTGGCATTGAGGGAATGCTCATCGCCATCGCTGGGGTACTTATTCTCATCGAAGCCTTTTCATCACTCATAAAGGGAATACATCTTGATAAATTAGGCTGGGGGATTGCCCTTTTCGGGTCTACCGCCATAGTGAATTACGCTATGGGGTATATTTCTTATAAAAAGGGAAAGAAAGAAAACTCGTTAGTACTGATGAGTGCGGGTAAACATCTGCAATCGGATACTTTTGCGACTTCGGCAATTGTATTGAGCTTACTATTGGTGCATTTCACCGGTTGGTTATGGCTCGACCCTTTAATCGCTATTGGTTTTGGTAGTTATATCATTGTGATAGGCTGGAAGATAGTGCGCAAAGCCCTCAGCGGTATTATGGATGAACGCGACGAAGCCCTCTTTGCCGAACTCGTAAATATACTGCAAGCTAACCGCAAAACCGAATGGATAGACATTCACAATATGCGCATTCAGCAGTTTGGGGCTCACTTACATATTGATGCCCATATCACTCTGCCTTACTATTATTCTTTAAAAGAAGCCCATCAAGAAATGGAAAAGGTGATTCATCTGTTAGCAGAAAAAGTAGATAGAACTATAGAATTCAACTTTCACTTAGACTATTGCAAACCTTTTTCGTGTGAAATTTGCGCTATTGATTGCCAATTTAGGCAAAAGCCTTTTGTACGGACTATACAGTGGGACGTGAAGAACATCGCTGGTGTAGCGAAGCATAGATATGAACCACTAAAACAATAA
- a CDS encoding LOG family protein → MKKHSKVWNETKTHDAWSIFKIMGEFVHGYEQMSSIGPCVCIFGSARIKPETPYYELTVRIAQKIVDEGFGIITGGGPGIMEAGNKGAHLNKGVSAGLNIDLPFEQTNNSYIDHDKNIKFNYFFARKVMFVKYSKAFVAMPGGFGTLDELFETLTLVQTYKIDKIPIILVGTDYWSGLVDWIKKILLEKFNNISAEDLDLFHLVDTEDEVIKVIEDFYNNKQQLKPNF, encoded by the coding sequence ATGAAAAAACATTCAAAAGTTTGGAACGAAACTAAAACACACGACGCTTGGTCGATATTTAAAATAATGGGAGAATTTGTACACGGCTATGAGCAGATGAGCTCCATAGGACCTTGTGTATGTATTTTTGGTTCGGCACGTATTAAGCCTGAAACACCTTATTACGAACTCACTGTGCGTATTGCCCAAAAGATAGTAGATGAAGGCTTCGGTATTATAACCGGCGGTGGACCTGGTATTATGGAGGCGGGCAACAAAGGTGCGCACCTAAACAAAGGTGTATCGGCAGGACTGAATATTGATTTGCCTTTCGAGCAGACGAATAACTCTTATATCGACCACGACAAGAATATTAAATTCAACTACTTCTTTGCGCGTAAGGTGATGTTTGTAAAGTATTCTAAGGCATTTGTAGCAATGCCTGGGGGCTTTGGTACCCTCGACGAACTCTTCGAGACCCTCACTCTCGTGCAAACTTATAAAATAGACAAAATTCCTATTATTTTAGTCGGTACAGATTATTGGAGCGGACTTGTAGACTGGATAAAAAAGATATTATTAGAGAAATTTAATAATATTAGTGCTGAGGATTTGGATTTGTTTCACTTAGTAGACACCGAAGACGAAGTGATTAAAGTCATTGAAGATTTCTACAACAACAAACAACAGTTAAAACCAAATTTTTAG